CTTATACGAACCCAAGTCGAAGATCTTTGCGGGAGAAAGAGAATATACATTATGAAAGAAATCATCTTCGTTCGGAAAACTAACGGTATCTCCTACATGAATGGATAATGTTTTTTCCGTGAAGGATTTGTTTTTTTGCGCCACTGAAAATTCTTTCACTGCATAGAGCCCGGAACATACTAGCATGCCTGTTAGAATAGCAATGATTGTTTTGTTGCGCAATGGATGTATTGAGATTGATTTCATATTCTGATTCCTTATTATTTTTACTTTAAAGACAAACTTAAGCTTATCATTGAGGCAACCTAGGTACCAAAATGGTAATTGGATCGCCCGTAAGGGTTTTCATAAAGGCAACCAGATCTTTTTTTTCTTCTTCGGATAATCCGAGAGGAGAAATATTCGGACTTAAGTTTTCTTTATTGTCTCCGCCCCGGTCGTAATGTTCGACGACTTCTTCCAAACTATTGTACATCCCGTTATGCATATACGGTCCGGAAAGTGTAATATCTCTCAAAGTGGGCGTTTTAAATGCACCTTTTAATATTTTAATCGGCAGATGCTCGAACCTCCCCACATCCACCACTCCTTCTTCTTCTTTCAAACCTATGTTATGAAATCCGTTATCACTGAAGTTGAATCCCTGATGACATAGTATACATTTTGCTTTGCTATTGAACAAATCGAAACCTCTTTTGGCCGAGTCGTTCACTGCCGTTGCATCGCCTGACCTCCATTTGTCGAAAGGAGAGTTCTTGGAGACGACGGTTCTTTCGAAGCTTGCAATCGCATTTGCAATCGTATCAAAGGTCAAAC
The nucleotide sequence above comes from Leptospira kobayashii. Encoded proteins:
- a CDS encoding methylamine utilization protein, producing MLVCSGLYAVKEFSVAQKNKSFTEKTLSIHVGDTVSFPNEDDFFHNVYSLSPAKIFDLGSYKKGETKKVVFDKPGTITVQCAIHPEMKMEIIVK
- a CDS encoding cytochrome-c peroxidase, producing MDKIQFFSVIILSFFLIQCKGFKSNQDNLVTPSEVTSPTTNPITPEKIALGKMLFFDPRLSGSNWISCATCHNPSLGWSDGLPKGLGHGMQKLGRNSPTIINAGFGALQFWDGRAPSLEEQAKGPIQSPGEMNQNPEELVKELKKIPAYVDLFDKTFPKEGLTFDTIANAIASFERTVVSKNSPFDKWRSGDATAVNDSAKRGFDLFNSKAKCILCHQGFNFSDNGFHNIGLKEEEGVVDVGRFEHLPIKILKGAFKTPTLRDITLSGPYMHNGMYNSLEEVVEHYDRGGDNKENLSPNISPLGLSEEEKKDLVAFMKTLTGDPITILVPRLPQ